A single Cryomorphaceae bacterium DNA region contains:
- a CDS encoding sigma-54-dependent Fis family transcriptional regulator, with protein sequence MELQSVKQRFEIIGNSPLLNRAMEKAVQVAPTDISVLVTGESGVGKESIPRIIHSQSARKHNPYIAVNCGAIPEGTIDSELFGHEKGSFTGATAARKGYFEEANTGTIFLDEVAELPLSTQVRLLRVLETGEYIKVGSSKPQKTDVRIVAATNVDMEEAIRKGQFREDLYYRMNTVEIHLPSLRERAGDIHLLFRKFASDFANKYHMPVLQLNSEAVDLINHYRWPGNIRQLKNFTEEMSVIETERLVTAETVRRYLPESGRSNLPMIYRDQPGVKSESDFSSERDILYKVLFDMKNDINDLKKLTMELMKEGGQADEEFRQENAQLLAKVYEDYDAGTTLEIPDTPSATPAPTKTINTEIYADEDVIEERLTLQDKEIEMIRKALDRNAGKRKDAAKELGISERTLYRKIKQYDL encoded by the coding sequence TTGGAATTACAATCGGTCAAACAACGCTTTGAAATCATCGGGAATAGCCCGCTGCTGAATCGTGCCATGGAAAAGGCCGTTCAGGTGGCACCCACTGATATTTCCGTACTGGTGACCGGTGAGAGTGGCGTTGGTAAAGAGAGTATTCCTCGAATCATTCACAGCCAATCAGCTCGGAAGCACAATCCCTACATCGCAGTGAATTGTGGAGCCATTCCCGAAGGAACGATTGACAGTGAACTCTTCGGTCACGAAAAGGGAAGTTTTACCGGAGCAACGGCTGCGCGAAAAGGGTATTTCGAAGAAGCCAATACCGGAACCATCTTTTTGGACGAAGTGGCGGAATTACCACTATCCACACAAGTAAGGCTCCTTCGTGTGCTGGAAACCGGAGAGTACATTAAAGTGGGGTCCAGCAAGCCGCAAAAGACAGATGTTCGAATTGTGGCCGCGACCAACGTAGACATGGAAGAGGCTATTCGAAAAGGCCAGTTCCGTGAGGATCTTTACTACCGAATGAATACGGTAGAAATTCACTTACCCTCACTTCGGGAGCGCGCGGGCGACATTCACTTACTCTTCCGAAAATTTGCCTCGGATTTTGCCAACAAATACCACATGCCAGTTCTCCAGCTGAATTCGGAAGCAGTGGATTTGATCAATCACTACCGCTGGCCGGGAAACATTAGACAGCTCAAGAATTTCACGGAGGAAATGAGTGTCATTGAGACGGAAAGACTCGTCACGGCGGAAACAGTACGTCGCTATCTTCCGGAAAGTGGACGCTCTAACCTACCGATGATCTATCGCGATCAGCCGGGCGTGAAAAGTGAGAGCGACTTCAGTTCAGAGCGCGACATTCTGTACAAGGTGCTCTTCGACATGAAGAACGACATCAACGACCTCAAGAAATTGACCATGGAGTTGATGAAAGAAGGCGGTCAAGCCGATGAAGAATTCCGTCAAGAAAACGCCCAGCTCCTCGCTAAGGTCTACGAAGATTACGATGCAGGGACCACCTTGGAAATTCCAGACACTCCTAGTGCAACGCCAGCACCAACCAAGACCATCAATACGGAGATCTACGCCGATGAAGATGTCATTGAAGAGCGATTAACGCTTCAAGACAAGGAAATCGAGATGATCCGCAAGGCCCTGGATCGCAATGCGGGAAAACGCAAAGACGCCGCCAAGGAACTCGGTATATCTGAGCGAACACTGTATCGGAAAATCAAACAATACGACCTATGA
- a CDS encoding LptE family protein, translating into MIRRFILICAIALTGGCGGGYSFTGASISPDVKTVSVAYFENYAPLINPTLSQVVTEKLKDIFLVQTSLEVVQMDGDLQFEGAIVDYNVRPLAIQADEQAAQNRLTITMAVTYTNTNDPEKDYESRFTRFGDFDSNEDLASVEEELVEQITTELVQDIFNKAVVNW; encoded by the coding sequence ATGATCCGTCGCTTCATTTTGATTTGTGCGATCGCCCTCACGGGCGGATGCGGGGGTGGCTACTCCTTCACTGGAGCGAGTATTTCCCCAGACGTCAAGACCGTTTCGGTGGCCTATTTCGAAAACTACGCACCGCTGATCAACCCTACCCTGAGTCAGGTGGTCACGGAAAAATTGAAGGACATCTTCTTGGTGCAAACCAGTTTGGAAGTGGTACAAATGGACGGTGATCTCCAATTTGAGGGAGCCATTGTCGACTACAACGTGCGACCCCTGGCGATTCAGGCCGATGAGCAAGCGGCGCAGAACCGTTTGACCATAACTATGGCCGTGACCTATACGAACACCAACGATCCAGAAAAGGACTACGAATCACGATTTACGCGTTTTGGCGATTTCGACTCAAATGAAGACCTTGCCTCTGTCGAGGAAGAACTCGTAGAACAAATCACTACGGAACTGGTCCAAGACATCTTCAACAAGGCCGTAGTTAATTGGTAA
- the secG gene encoding preprotein translocase subunit SecG produces MYTLFAVLIIITCILLVLVILVQNPKGGGLSSTFGGGNQMFGVQKTTDFLDKATWTLAGVLLALTLLSNFAIDRGEGTLNEGSRVQDQVEDVAPIVPQAPAGGAGDLNQIPTEGDGAAE; encoded by the coding sequence ATGTACACGTTGTTTGCAGTTTTGATCATCATCACTTGTATCCTACTCGTTCTGGTGATTTTGGTTCAGAACCCGAAGGGAGGAGGATTGTCATCTACGTTTGGTGGAGGAAATCAAATGTTCGGCGTTCAAAAAACGACCGACTTCTTGGATAAAGCGACTTGGACCTTGGCTGGTGTTTTACTCGCCTTGACCTTGTTGAGCAACTTTGCTATTGACCGCGGAGAAGGAACCTTGAACGAAGGTTCTCGCGTACAAGACCAAGTCGAAGATGTGGCGCCAATCGTTCCACAAGCTCCTGCCGGAGGCGCAGGCGACTTGAACCAGATCCCTACTGAGGGAGACGGAGCAGCAGAATAA
- a CDS encoding co-chaperone GroES has product MSEVNIKPLADRVLVEPAPAETTTSSGIIIPDTAQEKPQRGTVVAVGNGKPDEPLTVKVGDSVLYGKYSGTELSYEGKDYMIMRESDIYAIL; this is encoded by the coding sequence ATGTCAGAAGTAAACATCAAGCCATTGGCTGATCGCGTGCTCGTTGAGCCAGCTCCTGCCGAAACCACCACTTCTTCTGGTATCATTATTCCGGATACCGCTCAGGAGAAACCACAGCGCGGGACTGTCGTTGCTGTTGGAAACGGAAAGCCAGACGAGCCCTTGACCGTGAAAGTAGGCGATAGCGTCTTGTACGGTAAGTACTCTGGAACAGAATTGTCTTACGAAGGCAAAGACTACATGATCATGCGTGAATCAGACATTTACGCGATCCTCTAA